From the genome of Arthrobacter russicus:
AGGTCTTGGATTCGCCCCGGGTCCAGGAACTCGCCGGGCGGACTTGGGACACCGTGAAGCAAGCACTGCTCAATGCGGTCGACGATCCGGAATCGGAGCTGCGGAAGAAATTCGTCTCGGTGCTGCGTGACTTCGGCAACCGGCTGTCCACCGACCCGGAACTGGCCGGCAAGATCAATGGCTGGATCACCGAGACCGTGGCCTACGCGGTCCGGAATTACCGGCACGACATCGCCTCGATCATCACCGACACCGTGGAACGCTGGGACGCCAAAGAGGCATCGGCGAAAATCGAACTCCAGGTGGGCCGGGACCTGCAATACATCCGGATCAACGGCACCGTGGTGGGCGCGCTGGCCGGCCTGACGATCTACACCGTGGCGAATCTGGCCTTCGGCTGAGCGGCACGCCGGACGATATTGCAACCAGTATGTCCCACTGAGTCCACGTGCTCAGTGGGACATACTCGGTTTGTCCCACCGGACTGTCGGACTCAGTGGGACCCAGCCGCAGCAGATCGGCTGAGCGGGCGGACCTTGCCGGCCGGCTCAACCCAGGAAACGGATCTGCTGGCCGGGTGCCGCTTGGCCCAGCAAATCCAGGTCGGCCCGCCGGACCACGGCGATCACCGGGTATCCCCCGGTCACCGGACGATCCGCCAGGAACACCGTGGGTTGGCCCGACGGCGGCACTTGGAGCGCCCCGGTGACCATTCCTTCACTCGGCAATTGGCCGTCCCGGACGAATCCGAGCGGCCGGCCGGAAAGCCGCACGCCGATTCGATTGCTGTCCGCGGAGACGGTCCAAACCCGCGCGCCCAGGTCATGCCAGGCACTCGGCACGAACCAGTCCAACCGCGGCCCCGGGGTCACCCGCAGGGCCAACGGCTTGCCCGGCGTCGGCGGGTCCCGGAAGAGCAGAGCGCTGGTCGCCCGGCTTTCCGTTTCTTCCGCTGGGCCGATCTCGATCAGGTCTCCGGCGGTCAGCGGGGCCGGCCCCAATTGCGCCAGCACGTCCCGGGAGCGGGATCCCGCGACCGGCTCGGCGAGCAAGCCGCCGGACACCGCGAGGTAATACCGCAAACCGGCGGCAGCCGGCCCGATCGAAAGCTTCGAGCCGGAGCGCACCGGCTGCATGGTGTTGCCGGGGACCGGCACGCCATCGAGCATGATCTCGCCCTGCGCTCCAGTCACCGCGATGCTCCCGGATTGCCGGAACTCGGCGGCGAAACCACCGATCAGGATCTCCAGCGCAGCGGCCGATGCGCGGTTCCCGACTAGTCCGTTCGCCGCGGCCAGGGCTTGCCGGTCCAGCGCACCGCCCGGCCCGAGTCCCCAGGACGCCGCGCCGGGGCGGCCCGAGTCCTGGATCAGCGAAAGCGGGCCCGTGGAAATGATCTGCATGCTCATGATGCCCGGAACCGCACTTTGGCGCC
Proteins encoded in this window:
- a CDS encoding 5-oxoprolinase subunit C family protein; protein product: MSMQIISTGPLSLIQDSGRPGAASWGLGPGGALDRQALAAANGLVGNRASAAALEILIGGFAAEFRQSGSIAVTGAQGEIMLDGVPVPGNTMQPVRSGSKLSIGPAAAGLRYYLAVSGGLLAEPVAGSRSRDVLAQLGPAPLTAGDLIEIGPAEETESRATSALLFRDPPTPGKPLALRVTPGPRLDWFVPSAWHDLGARVWTVSADSNRIGVRLSGRPLGFVRDGQLPSEGMVTGALQVPPSGQPTVFLADRPVTGGYPVIAVVRRADLDLLGQAAPGQQIRFLG